In Sphingobacterium sp. lm-10, one DNA window encodes the following:
- the hisG gene encoding ATP phosphoribosyltransferase, with product MKNLKIAIQKSGRLNEKSVQLLKNCGLDFENYKSSLITIVSNFNLEILFLRDDDIPDYVEQGIADLGIVGENVIDESLANVDYLQRLGFGKCTLKLAVPKDANYDDIKDLDGKSIATSYPNILGKFLKDKQISAEIHPISGSVEIAPGLGLSEAICDIVSTGGTLKNNGLKPFADVSTSEAILIGRSGLAENPILCELLQRIQSVLRAKETKYVVLNVEKTNLPQITELLQGVKSPTIVPLAEEGWVAVHTVIPEEDFWGKINTLKSAGAQGIVVMPIEKIIL from the coding sequence TTGAAAAATCTAAAGATTGCTATCCAAAAATCGGGTAGACTGAATGAGAAATCAGTACAATTGCTTAAAAATTGTGGCCTGGATTTCGAAAACTATAAGAGTTCTCTAATTACCATTGTTTCTAATTTTAACCTAGAAATCCTCTTTTTGCGAGACGATGATATTCCTGATTATGTGGAGCAAGGTATTGCTGATTTGGGTATTGTAGGTGAAAATGTGATTGACGAGTCGCTGGCGAATGTGGATTACTTGCAACGATTGGGTTTTGGAAAGTGCACGCTAAAGTTGGCGGTACCTAAAGACGCCAACTACGACGATATCAAAGACTTGGATGGCAAATCTATCGCTACCTCTTACCCTAATATTCTTGGCAAGTTTTTAAAAGACAAGCAAATATCCGCAGAAATACATCCTATTTCTGGCTCTGTAGAGATTGCGCCAGGATTGGGCCTTAGTGAGGCCATCTGTGATATTGTGTCTACTGGCGGTACGTTGAAAAACAACGGATTGAAGCCTTTTGCTGATGTAAGTACTTCGGAAGCTATCTTGATTGGCCGGTCTGGATTGGCAGAAAATCCAATTCTGTGCGAACTCTTGCAACGCATCCAATCGGTGCTACGCGCCAAGGAAACAAAATATGTAGTCTTAAATGTAGAAAAAACCAATTTACCGCAGATTACAGAGTTATTACAGGGGGTGAAATCACCGACAATTGTACCTTTAGCAGAAGAGGGTTGGGTAGCCGTGCATACAGTGATTCCTGAAGAAGATTTTTGGGGAAAAATCAACACGTTGAAGTCTGCCGGCGCACAGGGTATTGTGGTGATGCCTATTGAAAAAATCATCTTGTAA
- a CDS encoding carbohydrate kinase — MHQQRISKVTCFGEILWDLFPGKDKTAGGAPFNVGYHLHQMGVEVHMISAVGQDALGDELLKKLDSWAMPSKGIQRNDDFPTSTVVATIDDDNEAHYEIKEGVAWDHIQRLDTDVKLLGNTQAFVFGSLAARNRKSRETLFALLDNSSYRVFDVNLRPPYIDQELLLQLLKKSEVAKFNAAELQLVLSYLGKRYADQQDGVFYLQDYFDIPEIILSRGAAGAAYFCDREVYSLPAAKVTVNDTVGSGDSFLAGFLSAHLAGMNPEEALEQAICLSGFVTSKSGACPDYTQQDIEQMKEAYRVKS; from the coding sequence ATGCATCAACAAAGAATATCGAAAGTGACCTGTTTTGGCGAAATTCTGTGGGATCTATTTCCGGGGAAAGACAAAACTGCGGGAGGAGCGCCTTTCAACGTAGGCTATCATCTGCACCAAATGGGCGTGGAAGTACATATGATCTCTGCGGTAGGGCAGGATGCATTGGGAGACGAATTACTGAAAAAACTGGATAGCTGGGCGATGCCTTCTAAAGGTATTCAACGAAATGACGATTTTCCGACGAGCACGGTAGTAGCTACCATTGATGACGATAACGAGGCGCATTATGAAATTAAAGAAGGTGTAGCCTGGGATCATATTCAACGATTAGACACCGATGTGAAGCTGCTGGGCAATACGCAAGCATTTGTTTTTGGTTCTTTAGCTGCAAGAAATAGGAAGTCTCGCGAAACGTTGTTTGCCCTACTAGATAACAGCTCTTACCGGGTGTTTGATGTGAATCTCAGACCGCCTTATATAGATCAAGAGTTGCTTCTGCAATTGCTTAAAAAGTCGGAAGTAGCCAAATTTAATGCCGCAGAATTGCAATTAGTCCTATCTTATTTAGGAAAAAGATATGCTGATCAACAAGATGGTGTATTCTATCTGCAAGATTATTTTGATATCCCGGAAATCATTTTGTCGCGTGGCGCCGCTGGAGCTGCGTATTTCTGTGACAGAGAAGTATATAGTCTTCCGGCTGCGAAAGTGACTGTGAATGATACCGTAGGAAGTGGAGATTCTTTTCTCGCAGGCTTTCTTTCTGCTCACCTAGCCGGGATGAATCCAGAGGAAGCATTGGAGCAAGCCATTTGTCTCAGCGGATTCGTTACCTCGAAATCGGGTGCCTGTCCAGA